A genomic segment from Alistipes senegalensis JC50 encodes:
- a CDS encoding GNAT family N-acetyltransferase, producing the protein MDQESTFRQAVPREAPLIMQIIRQAQARMRAAGSSQWQDGYPAPGHISADIGRGCGYVLCRPGVRECRAIIAYGAVAFDGEPAYEALEGEWLTDGPYVVVHRMAVADGECGKGVAAEFLRHAEEMARERGIGAFRIDTNHDNRPMLRLLERMGFTFCGKVVYRSGERLAFEKRL; encoded by the coding sequence ATGGACCAAGAATCGACATTCCGGCAGGCGGTGCCCCGCGAGGCGCCCCTCATCATGCAGATCATCCGGCAGGCGCAGGCCCGGATGCGCGCGGCAGGCAGCAGCCAATGGCAGGACGGGTATCCCGCCCCGGGACATATCTCGGCGGACATCGGCCGCGGCTGCGGCTATGTGCTGTGCAGGCCCGGCGTCAGGGAATGCCGTGCGATCATCGCCTACGGCGCGGTGGCGTTCGACGGAGAACCGGCCTACGAGGCCCTCGAAGGCGAATGGCTCACCGACGGGCCTTACGTAGTGGTACACCGCATGGCCGTCGCCGACGGCGAATGCGGCAAGGGCGTGGCGGCGGAGTTCCTGCGCCATGCGGAGGAGATGGCCCGGGAACGTGGCATCGGCGCATTCCGCATCGACACCAACCATGACAACCGTCCCATGCTGCGGCTGCTCGAACGCATGGGATTCACCTTCTGCGGAAAGGTCGTCTACCGGAGCGGCGAACGGCTGGCGTTCGAGAAGAGGCTCTGA